Within Serratia odorifera, the genomic segment TGGCGTCGGTTGGCGGCGAGAGGGGGCGGCAAACGGCGTTGGCGGCATTGTTGGTGTTGCTCGCTGCGCTGTTGGTCTGGGTGCAGTCGCGCACCGGCTGGCTGGCCGGCGGGTTGCTGCTGATGGGTTATTGGCTACTGTTTGGGCGACGCCTGACGCGCCGGTTGATGATGACCAGCGGCCTGATGTTATTTGGCTGTGGGTTGGGCATCGCCGTACTGCTGGGCGCCAGCGGCGACGGGGCACCGTTGTCGCATGCGCTGTCAAATCAGGCACGGCTGAGCATGCTGCAAGATACGCTGAAGATGATCGCCATTCATCCGCTGACCGGCTGGGGTTACGGCAGTTTTGAAGTGGCGTTTCAGCATTTCCGTATCGGCCAACAGCCCCCGACGCCGGTGCTGGAAATCACCCGTCATCCGCATAATGAAGTGCTGTTGTGGTGGGTGGAAGGCGGGGTAACCGCGCTGCTTGGCATGGTGGCTATCGCCTGCGGGGCCGGCCGGGTGCTGTGGCAGGCATGGCACCACGATCGCCGGGCCTTTGCCGCCGGACGCCGCAGTGCCGGTGAGGCGAGCGCACTGTGTCTGGCCATGCTGCCGATAGTGCTGCATTGCCAACTGGAATATCCGTTTTATGTCTCGGCGCTGCATTGGCTGGTATTTGCCCTGATGTTGGCCACGCTGGATCGCCTTTGCTGCCGTCAGGCCTGCGTCGTTGGGCGTAACCATCACGGCCTGACGGCGTTGCGCGCCGGCGTCGGGTTACTGTGCCTGTGCGGCATGGCAATGATGTTGGTGATGCTGCGCGGCGGGATGGCGTTAACCCACGTTGAACGCAGTGGGTTGCGGGATATGCGCCCGTTGCTGACCATGTCGCCGCTGGCCGCCTGGGGATTCGAGCAGCGCAGAAGCTTTGATTTACAGACGTTTCAGCTGCTGGCCTACAACCGAACGCACGACGAAACCCTGCTTGATGGCTATGCCGCGTGGGCTCGTGATTACCTGAGGTTACGCATTGATGCCAACGTTTACGCCAATCTGATCGCCATATTGCGTCACCGGCAGCAATGGGCCGAGGCGGAGCGTTATCGCAACAGCGCCGCATTGCTGTTTCCTGCAGATCGGCGTTTTTTTCCAGCATAAAAACTCTAAAGAAAAGGGAAGTCGAAGATGATCAAAAAGCCTATGCCATTATCCGTTCGGGCGAGCGTGATATGCCTGGTCCTGCTGGCAAGCGTGGCGTGCCAAAACGGCAAGACCAGCAAATCCGTACGGCCCAATGCAGAAAACCAGCAGCAACCGTCGGAAGACGCGTTGCGTAAACAGCGCGAAGCGGAGCGGTTACAGCTGTGTCAGCAGGAGCTGGGGGCGCTGCGCGCCATTAACCAGCAGCAGCATCAGCAATTGAAGCAGGGCTTCGATCACTTGATGAGCGGCGCTTCGCTGTACGCCGGGGTACGTACCAAGGTGAACGGCGATACCCAGGAAATGGTCGACGCGCTGTATCGCTACAAGGTCAATCGCCTGTGCGCAGAAGTGGATCAAGCGGTATTGGCAGGGCTGGCCGATCGCGCGGAGCAGGTTAAATGAAACGGCCGTTGCGTTTGGCGTTAGCGGGGCTGGTGGTCTTGCTGGCGGTGGACGGTGAGCTGCGGGCAGACGACGGCGTGCCGGCGCTGTTGCAATTTGCCGAGCAATACCAACAGCAGCGCGCCCCGGCGGCCAAGGTGGAACAGAGCCGTGCCGCCACGGAGAGAAAAACCACCGAAAATCGCCCTGCGGTTGGCAAATCGCCGACGCCGCCAGCGGCAACGTCAACGGCGTTTGTGCTGCGCCGTACGCTGCAGGAGCGCGATGAACAGCTGGCACGGCAGCGGGCGGCGCTGAATGCCTTACAGCAGGAACTGGCAGCGTTGCGTGCACAAGCGCTGGCAGCCGCGCCAAAACAGCCGGCATTGCCGGATCTGACGCTGTTGCAACAATGGCTGGGCGGTTTACGCCAAGCCTGGCAAGGATCGCCGGACGCGCAACGCAGCGCGACCCTGTTGCAGCAGGCCAGCGGACAGCTTGCCCAACTGCAGCGGCAACATGCCGAGGATCGGGCGCGCTACGCCCGCGATCGACAGGATTGGCAGCGGCAAATCGCGGCGTTGCAACAGTGGACGCTGACGCCGGAGCAGTTGAAGGACCAGACTAACCGTCTTTCCTACGCGGCCGGCAGCGCGCTGGGAGGTGATATTCAGCAACTGATGAGCGAACGCCAGAGCTGGGGGGTGCCGGTCGATCGCAACAGCTTGCTGGCGGGGTACTGGATACCGTATCCGGCCGGCCGCTGTTACCGCCGGGAGAATTGTCGGTATTGATGGCCAAGGCGGACAGCATGGCCAATGCCGCACGGCAACAGGTAGTTAAAAAACGAACGCAGCAGGATCGGCAGTATGTGGCGCAGTTCAGCCGGCAAAAAGGCGTAAAACGTTCGCCGATGGGCTTTTGGTATCGGGTGGACTACGCCGGCGATCGGCCGCTGGCCAAGGATGCGGTGATTGAGGTTGTGGTGAAGGAGCAACTGACGGATGGCAGCGTCGTGCAGGATATGGAACTGAGCGGCAAAGTGCTTGCGCAACCGTTATCAGCCTATCCGCCGCTATTTAGAGAAGCAATAAGCCAACTGAATAATCACGGTTCGTTGACGATGGTGGTTCCGCCGGAGCTGGCCTATGGCGAAACCGGTTATCCGCCAAAAGTGCCGCCGAATGCCACCATGGTTTATCAGTTGCGCATCGATAACAGTCAGGAACCGTAATACGGCAGCAGAGGGAGAGCCAAGATGAATTCAGTGATGACCTTAGCCGTGCTTGACCAGAATATCTATTTTGCCAAAGGGCTAACCAAGGCGTTGAGCGCGCATTTTTATGCCCGTGGCATCGAGACGCGCCGGGTCGACCGGCAGCATATGCATCAGGCCGATCTGGTTTTTCAGTCTGTTCCCTCTGGCAGCCGCAGCTGTTTTTGCCATTGCGCGGCGCTCGCCGAACCGCGTTACCCGCTGTACTTTGCGCTACGCCGACCGGAAAATCGCCGCAAGCGTGAGCTGCACGCCAGCTGTCTGTTGGAAAGCGGCATTATTTATCATGATATGTCGGTGGCCGCGGTGTTGCGCAAGGTGTCGCTGGCGTTGGAGCAACGGCGCAGTCAGCCGGCGCAACCCTGTGGCAGCGACCAGAAGTGCGTTTGTTCGCAGTATTTGCTCACCCAGCGTGAACGGGAAATCATGGTGTGCCTCCGGCAGGAAATGTGCATCAGCGACATCGCACGCCGATTGGCCAT encodes:
- a CDS encoding FKBP-type peptidyl-prolyl cis-trans isomerase; its protein translation is MLPPGELSVLMAKADSMANAARQQVVKKRTQQDRQYVAQFSRQKGVKRSPMGFWYRVDYAGDRPLAKDAVIEVVVKEQLTDGSVVQDMELSGKVLAQPLSAYPPLFREAISQLNNHGSLTMVVPPELAYGETGYPPKVPPNATMVYQLRIDNSQEP
- a CDS encoding helix-turn-helix transcriptional regulator; this translates as MNSVMTLAVLDQNIYFAKGLTKALSAHFYARGIETRRVDRQHMHQADLVFQSVPSGSRSCFCHCAALAEPRYPLYFALRRPENRRKRELHASCLLESGIIYHDMSVAAVLRKVSLALEQRRSQPAQPCGSDQKCVCSQYLLTQREREIMVCLRQEMCISDIARRLAISVKTASNHKMNVMRKMGFQRNSELYYWLRQSTMA
- a CDS encoding PglL family O-oligosaccharyltransferase: MRQPRSAWNTSNALVVCFVALLMASLLYLPNMGGVGLGLPFNTLVYTLLGALMLPILWRPLRRRGWLVTPGAVCFTLGVALLALPLAFASEAGSDVAAWRVAGLLAGWGIYCCWLQLRLNFRWRHAWGGWLLLLISGQAVLALLQLFWPAWSWVPQRGPRVYGIFQQPNVLGSLLATGLALVFMLMLLPGYALASVGGERGRQTALAALLVLLAALLVWVQSRTGWLAGGLLLMGYWLLFGRRLTRRLMMTSGLMLFGCGLGIAVLLGASGDGAPLSHALSNQARLSMLQDTLKMIAIHPLTGWGYGSFEVAFQHFRIGQQPPTPVLEITRHPHNEVLLWWVEGGVTALLGMVAIACGAGRVLWQAWHHDRRAFAAGRRSAGEASALCLAMLPIVLHCQLEYPFYVSALHWLVFALMLATLDRLCCRQACVVGRNHHGLTALRAGVGLLCLCGMAMMLVMLRGGMALTHVERSGLRDMRPLLTMSPLAAWGFEQRRSFDLQTFQLLAYNRTHDETLLDGYAAWARDYLRLRIDANVYANLIAILRHRQQWAEAERYRNSAALLFPADRRFFPA